The Sporosarcina luteola DNA window AAATATTTTCCCCAGCTACTCGGAGAAACCCTTCTTTCCATTCACTCAGCCACGCATCAAGGTGCTTGATTGCTTCTTCATGAATCGGCTTGCCGATCGTCTTGATGTAATCCTTCTTAAAAGTGGAAGCGGAAAGTGGCGTCAGTTGTTCTTTCAACCCATGATCCATATTTTCGACAACGACACATGTTGACGGTCCCTTTACGTTTTCAGGTATCCTTTTCGCGAATTCAACGCTTGATTGGAAATCCTTTGAGCCATTAATCGCCAACACAGGACATGCGACATGTTGCAAGCCTACGACAATGTCGTAATAGAAATGCTCGCGGTAATATTTCGCGGGCATCTTAATTAAACCGGCAATCCGGACTACATCCTTATTTGTCGTCGTCAATTTCCGGTACGTCGCTTGTGCCTGTTTTTCGCTTTTATCCAACGTCTTGAATTTTCGAATGATGAACCCTTGCAAACCTTTCGCCTGTTTCAACTCGGAATATAATTGTTGCCTTTGATGATCCAGACTTTCACGCAACCCTCCGCCACCGCCGGACAATAAAACCAATCCATTAAATGGTCTTTTCGCGTATAAAGCAGTCCCGACAATACATCCCTCACTATGACCTACCACAATTAGCCGATGCGGATCGATGTCAGGATGGGATGCCAAAAATTTAAGGGCGTTTGCCGCATCCGTCACCGCGTCCCAAAGCCCTGTGCGTTCAAAGTTCCCTTCGCTTTCCCCAACGCCCCGTTTATCATATCGAAGCGTTGCAAATCCCAATGTCGGTATGTGCTCTGCCAGATCCCTGTACAAATTGAACTGGAATTTCCCTTTTTCCGCGTTCGCATCCCGATTCAGTTTACCTGATCCGGCAAGTATCAGGATTGCCGGGAGCAAACCTTCTTTTATTGGAGGCAAGGTCAGTGTTCCTTTTAATAAAACATCACTTTTAATGACAACCTGTCTTTAGTTTATGATTCGATAGATTCCTCCTATTCCCCTTCGTCTACACAAACAAAATCCCAGATAAATACACGACAAATGTTACTGTAATCGCACTTACTATTGTTGAAAACAGAACTGTTTGCGCTGCCAGGTCCGGATGTACATCGTATTCCAATGCAAGTGTCGAGCTGTTTCTTGACGTCGGGAAGGAACTCGCGATAAAGAGCGATTGAGCGACGACGCCATCCAGCCCGAAAAGGAAAATGAGAAGCAATGCAACGCTTGGGCCGATGAGAAGTCTTCCGATGCTGCTGGTAACAATCGTCCGATTCACAATCGTCTTCAATTCAATTTGCGCGAGCTGCGCCCCCAATAAAATAAGTGCGATTGCTAAAAATGCATCGGATAGATGACTGATCGGCACCCAGATGAAGTTCGGAATCGGGATTTGCAGCCAATTCAACAAGCCGCCGAGGAGCATCGCGTGGATGACCGGCATTTTCAATAGTGATCTTAGGATTTCCAACCCGGACTTTGTGGCAGATATCAAATTATACAATCCATATGTATAGGTTAAAACGTTTTGAAAGACCATCACGATGATTTGGATGGAGATGCCAAGGGGGTTCGCGTGGAATAGCAGCTGACTGACCGGTATTCCATAATTCCCCGAGTTGATTAACGATATGCTATTTTTGAATATCGCTGTCTCTCCTCTGTCTAACTTCAAAAATTTACTCAATATAGTTGTAACAATGATGATCGCTAAACTGAAGGCGAATAGGTAACTGATGATTTCTAAGAGGACATGGACATCGATTTCCGTCTCATAAAGATTAATGAAAACAGCCGCCGGCATGAGACAATATGTAATCAGATTCGATACTGCTTTTAAATTGAAGGCGAATTTTCTTTGTAAACCTGCACCGAGGACTACGAGGATTAAAATGGGCAAGATTACATTTAAGAAAATGGATCCTATGAATATGTTGGCCACCTCCTATATCAGTTTAAAGAAATCTCTTCCATTATGAGTATACAGGAAAGTAATACGTTGTTGTAATTATGAAAAAGTTATGACATGAGATAAGAAAAGGACTTCCTACAATCCGGAAGTCCTTTCTTTATCGTCTATTGTTTTCCCCGAATGGATATCGGTCAGTCGCCGGGAGTTATCAATCATTTACTGTAAGTTATCGGTCAGTTGTCAGGGCTTATCGGTCACTTCGAGCGAGTTATCGGTCATTTTCATAAAGATATCGTCATTTCGTGACCTTATACCTGCCCGGAAAGCTCTTTATTTGCCAAAAGCATTTGGCGCGAAGCAGTTTTTTCGATTCTTGCAATCTTCCGCGTTCGTTAGATAATCATTCCCCTACAATATTCGCCCGTTTCACAGTAAAGTCTTCCTCCGGATAATAAGCATCTTTCACCAATAGATTCGGCCCCAGGCATTTCACAACAGGACAGTGGCAGCCAATCGTTTTTGCAAGCGGACGATCAAGCCATCTGTCGAGCATTTCGGGCAGAGAATCGTTCTGGATATTGCCCATTGGAGGGGTATCCCCAAAATCGGTTACGATGACGTCGCCCGTGAAAATGTTGACGTTCAACCGGGAGCGGCCGTCCGGATCATTACGAACGGAAACGTTTTTATTGCTGTAAATGCGTTTCAACAACCTCAAATCTTCTTCGTTCTGGCTGCAAGGATAGAACGGCAATGTGCCGAATAGCATCCACACGTCTTCATTCCGTATATCCAATAATTGATGGATCGCTTCTCGCGTTTCATCCAACGACAACACTTCAAGCTGTGATGCGAAGTCACTCGGATACATTGGGTGCACCTCATGCCTTGCACACTTCATCTCCTCAACAATTTGGCGATGGATATGGCCAAGATGCGGCAACGTCCGCTTATTCAACATCGTTTCTGCAGATACCATCACACCAGCTTCCGCCAATGCGCGGCTATTGTCGATCATGCGCTGAAACTGCTCAGCACGGCGTTCTCTTGGCGGTTTTCTTTCCATATTCGCGAAACCACCGTCAATGAAATCATCAACTGTGCCCCAGTTATGGGAAATGTGCAAAACGTCCAAGTAAGGTGCAATTCCCATATAACGCTCAAGTGGCATCGTCAGATTCGAGTTCATTTGTGTCCGAATGCCATTTTCATGCGCATATTTCAGTAAAGGCAAAACGTATTGCTCAATCGACTTCTTGGAGAACATCGGCTCGCCGCCTGTTATGCTGATCGTTCGTAGATGCGGAATTTCATTG harbors:
- a CDS encoding alpha/beta hydrolase; its protein translation is MPPIKEGLLPAILILAGSGKLNRDANAEKGKFQFNLYRDLAEHIPTLGFATLRYDKRGVGESEGNFERTGLWDAVTDAANALKFLASHPDIDPHRLIVVGHSEGCIVGTALYAKRPFNGLVLLSGGGGGLRESLDHQRQQLYSELKQAKGLQGFIIRKFKTLDKSEKQAQATYRKLTTTNKDVVRIAGLIKMPAKYYREHFYYDIVVGLQHVACPVLAINGSKDFQSSVEFAKRIPENVKGPSTCVVVENMDHGLKEQLTPLSASTFKKDYIKTIGKPIHEEAIKHLDAWLSEWKEGFLRVAGENI
- the yfkAB gene encoding radical SAM/CxCxxxxC motif protein YfkAB codes for the protein MKNIATLQKMSPAYDPWEAYLDVQEHGKLTLSSIEFTTTYLCNMRCEHCAVGYMLQHKDPDALPIDLLLSRLNEIPHLRTISITGGEPMFSKKSIEQYVLPLLKYAHENGIRTQMNSNLTMPLERYMGIAPYLDVLHISHNWGTVDDFIDGGFANMERKPPRERRAEQFQRMIDNSRALAEAGVMVSAETMLNKRTLPHLGHIHRQIVEEMKCARHEVHPMYPSDFASQLEVLSLDETREAIHQLLDIRNEDVWMLFGTLPFYPCSQNEEDLRLLKRIYSNKNVSVRNDPDGRSRLNVNIFTGDVIVTDFGDTPPMGNIQNDSLPEMLDRWLDRPLAKTIGCHCPVVKCLGPNLLVKDAYYPEEDFTVKRANIVGE
- a CDS encoding AEC family transporter, which translates into the protein MANIFIGSIFLNVILPILILVVLGAGLQRKFAFNLKAVSNLITYCLMPAAVFINLYETEIDVHVLLEIISYLFAFSLAIIIVTTILSKFLKLDRGETAIFKNSISLINSGNYGIPVSQLLFHANPLGISIQIIVMVFQNVLTYTYGLYNLISATKSGLEILRSLLKMPVIHAMLLGGLLNWLQIPIPNFIWVPISHLSDAFLAIALILLGAQLAQIELKTIVNRTIVTSSIGRLLIGPSVALLLIFLFGLDGVVAQSLFIASSFPTSRNSSTLALEYDVHPDLAAQTVLFSTIVSAITVTFVVYLSGILFV